The genomic interval CGACGTCGTAGGCAAACAGACAGATGTCCGCCGCGTCCGCGATGCGCTCGATGAAGTTTCTGGACTGCGCCACTTCGGCGTACATCTCCGTATCCCGGACGTGATCCGTCACCACGAAGACGAGTCCTCCCGAGCCGGATGACCACGCCCACGTCTCCGACTCCAAGGCGGCTCCCGCCTTCGTCCGCCATTTGACCAGGCGGCCGTTCACGCGGCCGCGTTGCTCGATCTCGCCCAGATAGCGTTCGAAATCGCCATCCGCCCACCAGAAGGGAGCTGGACCGCCTAAAATCTCGTCCAGTTCCCATCCCAGCATGCGCGCGGCCGGGCTGGACCAGAGGTTCACGCGGTTCTCCCGATCCACGCCGAAGACCGCGAGAGGCGCTTCCCGGACGAGCCAATCTTCGAGCTGACGCGCTTGCAGACCGTTTTCGTCACCGGATTGCGGAGAACGTGAATGCACCAGGACTCCCCATCCCATTCGGAAACATAAAAAGTCCCCACCGGACCATTTCATCGGGCCTTTCGGGGCGGACGCAGAGGTAAACACGCAAAATCCCGCCGATCCGGCGGCACAAGGCGTGCCGTCGGTCAACGCGGATTCCTAAGAGTTCTCTAACGATTATACTGCTTATCCTACCAGCTTGACTAGTGTCTGTTGGATCCGGAAGAGGTGCCGAAAAGACCAGCTTTTGCGCCATCACGCGCGGCGCGCTTTGAGTTCATGACGATGGGCGTGATCGCGCCGCCACTGAATCAGGTGGCCTGCGGCCACGCCGTGAACCGTGCGCACGATGACGATGGCGAAACACAGCCACAAAATCCCGAGCTGCACCAAGCCAGCCACGGCGAAGAACGGGTGCCCGAGCAGGCGATGGAGCGCATACGTGCCGTTGGTGAAGCTGCCGATGGGGAAGACGTAGCTCCACCAACCCAGATGAAATGGCAGCCCGTCGCCCTTCGGCGTCAGGTGCAGAAACGTGTAGAGCGCCGAGAGGAGGATCCACCAGACGCCCACGCCCCACATGGCGATGGAGAAGACAGCGCCGAGATCGCGCAGGCCGCCGAAGTAGGGGCCGAAGACGTGAGGGGCGTTCAGCGGAATGCCGCAGAACGTGCCCATCGCCATGCCGATGGGCCCAATCTCAATCCACAAGGTCGGCGCCTCTTGGCCGCTGAGCCGCCTGTGAAACACGAGGCGCGAATAGACCAAGGCGCTCGTCATGATGAACAGGAAGAACGTCATGCCGAACAGGGCGACGATGCCTGCCGTCATGGAGAACTGCGCGCCAGGTCCCCCCGCGTACGGAATGAGATTGGTGCCCGTGGCCGCCGCCACGATGGGAGGAACGAGTGGGATGAGCCAGGACGCCACGGTTTCGTCTCGCTCCACCTTGTGCTCTGTGAAGAGCAGATACGGCACGACGATGACGGAGAACACGGATGCGGCGACCCCAGCGAGCCAAATCGCGAAGCTGATGGCGATGGCGGTATGCTTCGGCATCATATGTGTGCCGATGAGAAAGTAATCGTTGCCGACGACGTTGATGCCCATCGCGAACGCGCCGTAAAACAGCGCCCGACCCGGATGCCGGAAATCGTCGATGGCGGCGTCGGGCGTGAGCAGCCAGCGCAGAATCCACATCGCAAAGGCGAAGACGAAGACCACATTGACGCCAATGAACAAGATCTCCCCCACCGCGTGCTGGAACGGCAGGTGGATGGGCGACGTGTAGGTGAGCGCCGCGACAATGCCGATGCCCATGACGGTCGTGAACCAGTTGACGCCGAACTGACGTATGATGTGCATTCCGTCACCTCCCACTCATGTCAACTTCCATGGTATGAGGTGACTTGCATTAGGGGAAATACATCTTTTTGATGTAGACTATAAGCAAAACTTATCTTCATGGGGTGTGAAGCGCGTGGATCTGCAGTTGCGAGTGTTTGTCACGGTCGTGGAGGAGAACAGCTTCACCCGCGCGGCCGAGAAGTTGCACATCAGCCAGCCGGCCATCAGTCAGCACGTCCAGACGCTCGAACAACGCCTCGGCGTGCGCCTGATCGATCGCGGCCGCAGGCGGCTGCAGGTGAATCCCGCCGGCCGAATCGTATACGAGCACGCCAAGGAAATCCTCGCGTTGTACCGCCGCATGGAACGGCTCATCGCGGATATGCAGGAGATGCCGGCCGGGCCTGTGCACGTGGGGGCCAGCCTGACCTACGGGGAATACGTGCTGCCGCACGTCATCGCCCGATTCCGCAAGGCATACCCCGCCGTGCAGCCGTCCGTCTCCATTGCCAACACCCAGACCATCGCCCACGCCGTGGCGGTGCGCCAGCTCGACATCGGCATCGTCGAAGGCCAGGACGTGGTGGAGGACGAGGTGGTGCTCACGCCGTTCGCGGAGGACGAGATGCTGGTGGTGGCAAGCCCCGCGTCGCCCTGGTACGCCGAAGCGCCGGATCGATCTCTGCTGGAGCGCGCCACCTGGTTCATTCGCGAGCCCGGATCCGGCACGCGGGAGATGACGGATCGCCTGTTTACCCAGTTGGGCATTCAGCCGCGCGATCTTGTCGAATACACGAGCAGCCAGGTCATCAAGGAGTCGGTGGCCGCGGGCCTCGGCCTCGCGTGCCTCTCCCGCTGGGTGGTGGCGCGAGAACTCGCCTGGGGGATGTTGCGCACGCTTCCCATCCCGTGCGCGCCCGTGAAGCGGACGTTTTCCATCGTGACGCCGAAATCGGCGTTCGAGACGAAGGCGTCGAAGCTTCTGTACAGCTTTCTCATGGAACACGGATCCCCGGAGAACCCGAGCCTCGCCGGAGAGTGAAGAGGCTCTTCTGCGTCTCGGCGCGGCGCACGCCTGCAGGCGCGTGGCCAGCCGCCTTTGCTCGCACACGCCCCTGAGGCTTGCCCTCACTTGTGATACGGCTCGCCGCGCAGGATCCGAATGCCGCGGTACAGCTGCTCCAACAGGACAACGCGCGCCAAAGCGTGCGGCAGGGTGATGGGACCAAAGCTCCAGCGGAACGCCGCGCGCCGCTTGATCCTCGGGTGCAAGCCACGCGATCCCCCCACCACGAACACCAGCCGCCCGTAACCCGCGGCGCACAGCCTGTCGTAACGCTCGCTCCAGGCCTCAGACGACAGCGCCTCGCCGTCGATGTCGAGCGCGATCACGCCGTCCCTCGGGCGAAGCCATCGCTCGATGCGATCCGCCTCGCGCGACAGGAGCGCCTCCACCTCCCCGGGCGACATCTCGTCGCGATCCGGTTCGTCCGCCACCTCCACCATCTCCAGATCTACGTACGCCGAAAGGCGCTTCTCGTATTCGCGAAGCGCCTCCAGCCAGAACTTTTCTCGAATTTTGCCCACCGCCACCACGGCCACCCGCACGTCCGTCCCCTCCCTATGGGGACGCCAAGCAACCCGCCGATGCTCGCCATCCCTCACCGAGCGAAGTCGAGCGCCGGTGCAGTGGTGAGCTTCGTCCCCATCTGGCCAATTTTCACCTTGAGCGCGAGCAACTTGTCGCCTCGATACACGCGCACCGCCGCCACGTCGCCCGGGCGCGTCTGAAACAGCGCGGTCCTGAGTTCCGCCATCGTTCGGACCGTCTGCCCGTTGAACGAGACAATGACGTCCCCCGGCCTGATCCCGGCCGCGCGCGCCTCCGGCGAGGACACGCGTTTCACCCACACCCCGTAGTCCACCGGAACGTCGGGCCACATCTGCTGAGGAAGCGATGCGAGCGAGTAGCCTTCTACGCCGAGCGCCGGGTGCACAGCGTGCCCCTTCTCCATCAACTGCTTCGCGACGACCTTCACCTCGTTCGACGGGATGGCGAATCCCATGCCCTCAAAATTCTGCGCCACAATTTTGCAGCTGTTGATGCCGATGACCTCGCCTCGGATGTTGAGCAGCGGGCCGCCGCTGTTGCCCGGGTTGATGGCGGCGTCCGTCTGGATCACCGTCTGATAGTCGAGCGTCTGTCCCGTCGCCTCGTCCTGCACAGGCATCAGGCGCGACTTCGCACTCACAATCCCGCTCGTGACCGTGTCCGCAAAATCCAGGCCGAGCGGCGTCCCGATGGCAATGGCAGGTTCGCCCGCTTCGATGCGGCTCGAGTCCGCGAACGTGACCGGCTCGATGCCGCGAAACACCGACGCCGGCACGCGCAGTACGGCCAAATCCGTGTACGGATCCGTCCCCACCACATCCGCGTCGTGATGCTTGCCCGGGTCCACCACGATATCCACCTTCGCCGCGCCTTCCACCACATGG from Alicyclobacillus acidocaldarius subsp. acidocaldarius DSM 446 carries:
- a CDS encoding LysR family transcriptional regulator; translation: MKRVDLQLRVFVTVVEENSFTRAAEKLHISQPAISQHVQTLEQRLGVRLIDRGRRRLQVNPAGRIVYEHAKEILALYRRMERLIADMQEMPAGPVHVGASLTYGEYVLPHVIARFRKAYPAVQPSVSIANTQTIAHAVAVRQLDIGIVEGQDVVEDEVVLTPFAEDEMLVVASPASPWYAEAPDRSLLERATWFIREPGSGTREMTDRLFTQLGIQPRDLVEYTSSQVIKESVAAGLGLACLSRWVVARELAWGMLRTLPIPCAPVKRTFSIVTPKSAFETKASKLLYSFLMEHGSPENPSLAGE
- a CDS encoding S1C family serine protease codes for the protein MREHRLKRAWVIGAVALVSSGVGVAAGLAASKLEPAISAPARSQHVVRAMDMAADPGGVVSLSTGVTQAVKRVEPDVVGVENYQLVSNFFSQTSKLQATGIGTGVMFYKDNRHAYIVTNNHVVEGAAKVDIVVDPGKHHDADVVGTDPYTDLAVLRVPASVFRGIEPVTFADSSRIEAGEPAIAIGTPLGLDFADTVTSGIVSAKSRLMPVQDEATGQTLDYQTVIQTDAAINPGNSGGPLLNIRGEVIGINSCKIVAQNFEGMGFAIPSNEVKVVAKQLMEKGHAVHPALGVEGYSLASLPQQMWPDVPVDYGVWVKRVSSPEARAAGIRPGDVIVSFNGQTVRTMAELRTALFQTRPGDVAAVRVYRGDKLLALKVKIGQMGTKLTTAPALDFAR
- a CDS encoding TDT family transporter, whose amino-acid sequence is MHIIRQFGVNWFTTVMGIGIVAALTYTSPIHLPFQHAVGEILFIGVNVVFVFAFAMWILRWLLTPDAAIDDFRHPGRALFYGAFAMGINVVGNDYFLIGTHMMPKHTAIAISFAIWLAGVAASVFSVIVVPYLLFTEHKVERDETVASWLIPLVPPIVAAATGTNLIPYAGGPGAQFSMTAGIVALFGMTFFLFIMTSALVYSRLVFHRRLSGQEAPTLWIEIGPIGMAMGTFCGIPLNAPHVFGPYFGGLRDLGAVFSIAMWGVGVWWILLSALYTFLHLTPKGDGLPFHLGWWSYVFPIGSFTNGTYALHRLLGHPFFAVAGLVQLGILWLCFAIVIVRTVHGVAAGHLIQWRRDHAHRHELKARRA
- the rlmH gene encoding 23S rRNA (pseudouridine(1915)-N(3))-methyltransferase RlmH, translated to MRVAVVAVGKIREKFWLEALREYEKRLSAYVDLEMVEVADEPDRDEMSPGEVEALLSREADRIERWLRPRDGVIALDIDGEALSSEAWSERYDRLCAAGYGRLVFVVGGSRGLHPRIKRRAAFRWSFGPITLPHALARVVLLEQLYRGIRILRGEPYHK